The following proteins are encoded in a genomic region of Methanobrevibacter gottschalkii DSM 11977:
- a CDS encoding GNAT family N-acetyltransferase: MDVIIKELGKNSKEIAEVQEFLFKMIKLEFGYDYVPQWHQDIINLEKYYIDPKRNNFFIAYTKTGEIIATIGIRAYDKDFPEFRHLYSIDNTSSIWRLFVDRRYRRCGLASKMFGIVENFANTLGYDNIYLHTHKTLDGAIEFWTKMGFVVALDSNDELETVHMDKKIQGVNISDNIVDYKYAVKL; the protein is encoded by the coding sequence ATGGATGTTATAATTAAAGAATTAGGTAAAAATTCAAAAGAAATTGCTGAAGTTCAGGAATTTTTATTTAAAATGATTAAATTGGAATTTGGTTATGATTATGTTCCTCAATGGCATCAGGATATTATTAATCTTGAAAAATATTATATTGATCCAAAAAGAAATAATTTTTTTATTGCGTATACTAAAACTGGTGAAATTATAGCTACAATTGGTATTAGGGCATATGATAAAGATTTTCCAGAATTTAGGCATTTGTACTCTATAGATAATACTTCAAGTATTTGGCGATTATTTGTCGATAGAAGATATAGACGTTGTGGTTTAGCTTCTAAAATGTTTGGTATAGTGGAAAATTTTGCTAATACATTAGGTTATGATAATATTTATTTACATACTCATAAAACATTGGATGGTGCAATTGAATTCTGGACAAAAATGGGTTTTGTTGTTGCATTAGATTCTAATGATGAGTTAGAAACAGTTCATATGGATAAAAAGATTCAAGGAGTAAACATTAGTGATAATATTGTTGATTATAAATATGCAGTAAAATTATGA
- a CDS encoding ABC transporter substrate-binding protein, producing the protein MEQKYIIGIIAVILIAIVGGAILIGGPSTERADNELIVAAYSHGGEPEAGFDPILGWNYYSEPLIQSTLLKMTRGMEYENDLAKSWEANSDFTEYTVKIRDDVKFTDNTTLDAEDVAFTYNEAKKSGASLDLSSMENATAVDKQTIKFELNRPDSTFVDKFAYIGIVPSDSYNNETYGANPIGSGPFKFVQWDKGQQVILEKNPDYYGKEIKFDKLTILFEQNEAAFNAAKNKEVDIAAVPLSYANETVDGYNMHLMDTIDVRGLSLPVQNNTGKLSEDGNPIGNNITADKSIREALNYGVNRTAICKGALNGIGVPNYDGIAHLLPWANNESAIDDGDVDKAKDILKKGGWKDTDGDGIVEKDGKKASINVYYSSNAPERQAIAVTIAEEAKEFGIEVNATGSNWDEMDKIKNTDPVVWGFGSTDPSTMWSEYYSDQATVGYNNPALINNSAVDKHIDNAMKSDRESSYAEWSAVSWDGQTGISPKGDAAWLWVGEIKYGYFVDESLDISNNTELIQPHGGDIFGNIYDWSRVSSIEK; encoded by the coding sequence ATGGAACAAAAATACATTATAGGAATAATCGCAGTTATTTTAATTGCAATTGTTGGTGGAGCTATCCTAATCGGAGGCCCATCTACTGAACGAGCAGACAATGAGCTTATAGTGGCGGCTTACAGTCATGGTGGAGAACCAGAAGCTGGTTTTGATCCAATACTTGGATGGAACTACTACTCAGAACCCTTAATCCAGTCCACTTTGTTAAAAATGACAAGAGGAATGGAATATGAAAATGATTTAGCTAAAAGCTGGGAAGCAAATAGTGATTTTACAGAATATACAGTAAAAATCAGGGACGATGTTAAATTCACAGACAACACTACTTTAGATGCAGAAGATGTAGCATTCACATACAACGAAGCTAAAAAAAGTGGAGCAAGCTTAGATTTAAGTAGTATGGAAAATGCAACTGCAGTAGACAAACAAACTATTAAATTTGAATTAAACAGACCAGATTCCACTTTCGTAGATAAATTTGCATACATTGGTATTGTGCCATCTGATTCATACAACAATGAAACCTATGGTGCAAATCCAATAGGATCCGGACCATTTAAATTCGTACAATGGGACAAAGGCCAACAAGTAATCTTAGAGAAAAACCCAGATTACTATGGAAAAGAGATAAAATTCGATAAATTAACAATTTTATTCGAACAAAATGAAGCTGCATTCAATGCTGCTAAAAATAAAGAAGTAGATATAGCTGCAGTACCATTGTCTTATGCAAATGAAACTGTAGATGGATACAATATGCACCTCATGGATACCATTGATGTAAGAGGACTTTCATTACCAGTACAGAACAATACCGGTAAATTAAGCGAAGATGGAAATCCAATAGGCAACAACATTACTGCAGACAAATCAATAAGAGAAGCTTTAAATTATGGTGTTAATAGAACCGCAATATGTAAAGGAGCATTAAATGGTATAGGAGTGCCAAACTACGATGGTATCGCTCATTTATTGCCATGGGCAAATAATGAATCTGCAATTGATGATGGTGATGTTGATAAAGCTAAAGACATCTTGAAAAAAGGTGGATGGAAAGATACTGATGGCGATGGAATAGTGGAAAAAGATGGTAAGAAAGCATCAATAAATGTATATTACTCATCAAATGCACCTGAAAGACAAGCTATTGCAGTTACTATTGCTGAAGAAGCCAAAGAATTTGGTATTGAAGTTAATGCAACTGGTTCAAACTGGGATGAAATGGATAAAATTAAAAATACTGACCCAGTCGTATGGGGATTCGGTTCAACTGACCCGTCAACAATGTGGTCCGAATACTACAGTGACCAAGCAACTGTCGGATATAATAATCCAGCACTTATTAACAATAGTGCTGTAGATAAGCATATTGATAATGCTATGAAATCTGATCGTGAATCATCATATGCAGAATGGTCTGCTGTATCATGGGATGGTCAAACTGGTATTTCACCTAAAGGTGATGCAGCATGGTTATGGGTTGGAGAAATTAAATACGGATATTTCGTAGATGAAAGTTTAGACATATCCAACAATACCGAACTTATACAACCTCACGGAGGAGATATCTTCGGAAACATATATGATTGGTCACGCGTATCTTCAATTGAAAAATAA
- a CDS encoding ABC transporter ATP-binding protein, whose amino-acid sequence MEKLLDVENVSISFIQYTQGLNQRDLKVITDLTLDVFEGEILAILGSSGSGKSLLAHAIFGILPENANLNGTIKYKGKELSQKDKEEIRGKEIALIPQSVNFLDPLMKISDQSIGQTENEEEKKEKKQKQREIFEQYNLGPEVDDMYPFQLSGGMARRVLVSTALLSNPKLVVADEPTPGLDQKTVMETLNHFKHMKEDGVGVLLITHDIHAALEVADRIGIFYSGYVIEIAENKDFSGNGENLLHPYTKALYKALPANGFELTEGHQPLHGEIPKGCPYYDRCEMRMGICKEERPELTDLGNKKVRCFKYEGGLKNGT is encoded by the coding sequence ATGGAAAAATTATTGGACGTGGAGAATGTTTCAATTTCATTTATTCAATATACGCAAGGTTTGAATCAAAGAGATCTGAAAGTTATTACAGACCTAACTTTAGATGTATTTGAAGGAGAAATACTAGCCATTCTAGGTTCAAGCGGATCTGGAAAAAGTTTGCTCGCACATGCGATATTCGGAATTTTACCAGAAAATGCAAATTTGAATGGGACAATAAAATACAAAGGAAAAGAATTATCACAAAAAGATAAAGAAGAAATCCGTGGAAAAGAAATAGCACTTATTCCACAATCAGTAAACTTCCTAGATCCCTTAATGAAAATATCAGATCAATCCATAGGACAGACAGAAAATGAAGAAGAAAAAAAGGAAAAGAAACAGAAACAAAGAGAAATTTTTGAACAATACAATCTAGGTCCCGAAGTAGATGACATGTACCCCTTTCAACTTTCCGGAGGAATGGCAAGAAGAGTACTTGTATCAACAGCACTACTATCCAATCCAAAACTAGTAGTAGCAGACGAACCAACACCAGGATTAGATCAAAAAACAGTAATGGAAACTCTTAACCACTTCAAGCATATGAAAGAAGACGGAGTAGGAGTATTGCTAATTACACATGACATTCATGCAGCATTAGAAGTAGCTGATAGAATCGGAATATTCTATTCAGGATACGTAATAGAAATTGCAGAAAACAAAGACTTCTCAGGAAACGGAGAAAACCTCCTACACCCCTACACAAAAGCACTATACAAAGCATTACCTGCAAACGGGTTTGAACTGACAGAAGGACACCAACCATTGCATGGGGAAATCCCTAAAGGATGTCCATATTATGACAGATGCGAAATGCGTATGGGAATATGCAAAGAAGAAAGACCGGAACTGACAGACCTTGGAAACAAAAAAGTCAGATGTTTTAAATATGAAGGAGGTCTAAAAAATGGAACTTAA
- a CDS encoding ABC transporter ATP-binding protein yields MELKGNNVSFKYPSTKKYILKDIDICIDNTKITALVGDSGSGKSTLCKILAGYVQNFEGEVTLNNNKLPKKEFCPVQLIFQHPEKVMNPKWKMNRILEESWMPDDNLLKEFGIQKTWLTRFPQELSGGELQRFSVLRALNPKTQFIIADEMTTMLDAITQVQILTSVIEIVKKRNMGMLIVSHDMPLVETICDEIIYLKDINGI; encoded by the coding sequence ATGGAACTTAAAGGAAACAACGTTTCATTTAAATATCCTTCAACTAAAAAATACATATTAAAAGATATAGACATATGCATCGACAACACCAAAATCACCGCATTAGTCGGAGACAGCGGAAGCGGAAAATCAACACTATGCAAAATATTAGCAGGATATGTGCAAAACTTCGAAGGCGAAGTTACATTAAATAATAACAAGTTGCCGAAAAAAGAATTTTGCCCTGTGCAATTAATTTTCCAACATCCTGAAAAAGTAATGAACCCTAAATGGAAAATGAACCGCATTCTAGAAGAATCATGGATGCCGGACGATAACCTCTTAAAAGAATTTGGAATTCAAAAAACATGGCTAACAAGATTTCCACAAGAACTGTCTGGAGGAGAACTGCAAAGATTCTCCGTGTTAAGGGCATTAAACCCAAAAACACAATTCATAATAGCCGATGAAATGACCACAATGCTAGACGCGATAACACAAGTACAAATCCTAACATCAGTCATTGAAATCGTTAAAAAAAGAAACATGGGAATGCTAATTGTAAGTCACGACATGCCATTAGTAGAAACAATATGCGACGAAATAATTTACTTAAAAGATATTAATGGAATTTAA
- a CDS encoding 4Fe-4S double cluster binding domain-containing protein has translation MSLSLKLKQYLTDQGADEVGFADITNFTPKKNLNKGVVFYITYQKETLRQMQNAPTKEYLNELINLNLKLDELGMKCEEFLIERGYNAYAQTKKRLGYDFGEFNSFELPHKTIATRAGIGWIGKSALLITEKHGCALRLSSVLTDAPLNPGKPILKSKCGKCMECKTACFGGAISGKKWNYKINRTDFYDDKKCEKYALKISKENLGKSDTVCGKCIYACPYTQKYIKKS, from the coding sequence ATGAGCCTATCTCTTAAATTAAAGCAATATCTAACAGACCAAGGTGCTGATGAAGTAGGTTTTGCAGACATAACCAATTTTACTCCCAAAAAAAATTTAAATAAAGGAGTGGTTTTTTACATCACATATCAAAAAGAAACCCTAAGGCAAATGCAAAATGCACCCACCAAAGAATATCTTAATGAACTGATAAATTTAAATCTCAAATTAGATGAATTAGGTATGAAATGTGAAGAGTTTTTAATTGAAAGAGGATATAATGCATATGCGCAAACAAAAAAACGCCTTGGATATGATTTTGGTGAATTTAATTCATTTGAATTACCTCATAAAACTATTGCAACACGTGCAGGAATTGGATGGATTGGAAAATCAGCACTATTAATTACAGAAAAACATGGTTGTGCTCTAAGATTAAGTTCTGTTTTAACTGACGCCCCATTAAATCCGGGAAAACCCATACTTAAATCAAAATGTGGAAAATGTATGGAATGTAAAACTGCATGTTTTGGAGGAGCAATAAGCGGAAAAAAATGGAACTATAAAATTAATCGTACAGATTTTTATGATGATAAAAAATGTGAAAAATATGCATTGAAAATATCAAAAGAGAATTTAGGAAAATCCGATACAGTATGTGGAAAATGCATATATGCTTGCCCATACACTCAAAAATATATTAAAAAATCATAA